A single window of Halotalea alkalilenta DNA harbors:
- the ribH gene encoding 6,7-dimethyl-8-ribityllumazine synthase has product MHPIAQVEGRFVDVDGHYVIVVGRFNHHVVDSLVEGAVDSLVRHGVDERQIDIVHVPGAWELPLAVKRVLARRAPDAVIALGAVIRGGTPHFEHIAGQCNSAMSRLQLDFDTPVANGVLTVNSIDQAIERAGTKAGNKGAEAAMAAMEMVSLLRQLDEAQEVAS; this is encoded by the coding sequence ATGCATCCTATCGCTCAAGTGGAAGGCCGATTCGTCGATGTCGACGGCCATTACGTCATTGTGGTCGGCCGGTTCAACCATCACGTCGTCGATTCGCTGGTCGAAGGCGCGGTCGATAGTCTGGTACGCCACGGCGTCGATGAGCGCCAGATCGATATCGTCCACGTTCCCGGAGCCTGGGAACTGCCGCTCGCGGTCAAGCGGGTGCTGGCGCGTCGCGCGCCCGATGCGGTGATCGCCCTCGGCGCGGTGATTCGCGGCGGCACACCGCATTTCGAGCACATCGCCGGGCAGTGCAACTCGGCGATGAGCCGGCTGCAGCTGGATTTCGACACGCCGGTCGCCAACGGGGTACTGACCGTCAATTCGATTGATCAAGCGATCGAGCGCGCCGGTACCAAAGCGGGCAACAAGGGTGCCGAGGCAGCTATGGCGGCGATGGAGATGGTTTCGCTGCTGCGTCAGCTGGACGAAGCGCAGGAGGTGGCCTCGTGA
- the nusB gene encoding transcription antitermination factor NusB: MSSKSPSKSQLARRAARELTIQALYQSQLQQNEKAISTIEAEFRSQLADDDMPDHENWVKVMAIADLALFHTLLHGVAAARSQLDASLSPLLDRSIDELDPIELAILRLGAYELAERPEVPYRVVINEGVELAKSFGATDGHKYVNGILDKLAARLRSVEVKARGR; this comes from the coding sequence CTGTCGTCCAAGTCTCCATCCAAGTCCCAGCTCGCACGCCGCGCGGCGCGCGAGCTGACCATCCAGGCGCTTTACCAGTCGCAGCTGCAGCAAAACGAAAAAGCGATCTCGACCATCGAAGCCGAGTTTCGTAGTCAGCTCGCCGATGACGACATGCCCGACCACGAGAACTGGGTCAAGGTCATGGCGATCGCCGATCTGGCGCTGTTCCACACTCTGCTTCACGGGGTCGCTGCGGCTCGTAGCCAGCTCGATGCCTCGCTCTCGCCGCTGCTCGACCGCAGCATCGACGAACTCGACCCGATCGAGCTCGCCATCCTTCGCCTGGGCGCATACGAGCTCGCCGAGCGCCCCGAGGTACCCTACCGCGTGGTGATCAACGAGGGCGTCGAACTGGCCAAGTCCTTTGGCGCGACCGACGGACACAAATACGTCAACGGCATCCTCGACAAGC